The proteins below are encoded in one region of Bombus terrestris chromosome 7, iyBomTerr1.2, whole genome shotgun sequence:
- the LOC100646345 gene encoding leucine-rich repeat-containing protein 24, with amino-acid sequence MCWSVRAWWWRGALLGTMMLLSWTWPMVEGCPNMCTCKWKSGKEWVECANRDLKGLPQGAREETQVLDLSNNHLVSLPPECFHALGLINLQRLYLSRSHISRIAARAFVGLVGLVELDLSENLIEEIPSETFPSYSNLMKLLLNGNPIREIRAAAFQHLPHLTNLELSHCRLENIEQGAFDGLHLLEWLRLDGNRLTRVPERTLPLGGSLRGLTLHNNPWVCDCRLQATQAWLKESAPAAPQESDPVCDAPAKLRGKQIKTVNELACLPRIELQNRVEAYEGDNVTLKCDVYAVPAAKLTWWFNGELCELQNENDTLSASSVTTFPRYVYRQRGGINTSSTLLLYSVETLNEGTYTCIAENGAGSAEANLSLRVLLQEKITVEPPNDRSRSGYVVAIAAGALLGTLFALGSLIGSIVFCVRKRRRDRKRNSKALVSQNKSVMPITKDTVSSLPCRKGNGSLIGLEHQQIVSYTERELNRAATLERREHRNLEEPYCSPVSKYLTEPDLINEVPETTDVGYGQLYRHQPGDRQILEYDSGYPLQPDLRPANIPQLSYLDQDGYPLNFGLPKIPFSAASTLPRLRQRMPVEGSAVAPPARYSREAEFLARSPGYDPVLPRTDTRYTAEGYPYPAQQSQPIQPVEQPIQQQLPVSPVSPVAVFPEVPFIPSPPAAYRGETTPLSPRSLLSKTAREAAAAAAARADDLQPPHHPESPDEGYVGDAMDV; translated from the exons ATGTGCTGGAGTGTGCGAGCCTGGTGGTGGAGAGGGGCGCTTCTCGGGACGATGATGCTGTTATCGTGGACGTGGCCGATGGTGGAGGGCTGCCCGAACATGTGCACGTGCAAGTGGAAGAGCGGGAAAGAGTGGGTAGAGTGCGCGAATCGAGACCTCAAGGGACTTCCCCAAGGCGCCAGGGAGGAGACCCAGGTGCTGGATCTGTCGAACAATCATCTGGTCAGTCTGCCGCCGGAATGCTTTCACGCGCTCGGCTTGATCAATCTGCAACGACTGTACCTGAGTAGATCGCACATCAGCCGTATAGCAGCCAGAGCGTTCGTCGGTCTGGTGGGGCTGGTGGAGTTGGATCTCTCGGAGAATCTGATCGAGGAGATACCTAGCGAAACTTTCCCCTCCTACTCGAATCTGATGAAGCTACTGCTCAACGGCAATCCTATACGGGAGATCCGTGCAGCAGCGTTCCAGCATCTGCCGCATCTGACCAACCTGGAATTGAGCCACTGCCGGCTGGAGAATATCGAGCAGGGGGCGTTCGACGGCCTTCACCTGCTCGAGTGGCTACGACTCGACGGCAATCGGTTGACTCGCGTGCCCGAACGCACGCTACCCCTAGGCGGCAGCCTCCGAGGACTCACGCTGCACAACAATCCCTGGGTCTGCGATTGTCGTCTGCAGGCCACGCAAGCTTGGCTCAAGGAATCGGCGCCGGCCGCCCCTCAGGAGTCCGACCCCGTCTGCGACGCTCCTGCCAAACTTCGCGGCAAACAGATCAAGACCGTCAACGAACTCGCTTGCCTGCCACGGATCGAGCTGCAGAACCGAGTAGAGGCCTACGAGGGAGACAACGTCACGCTCAAGTGCGACGTTTACGCCGTCCCAGCTGCTAAGCTCACCTGGTGGTTCAACGGCGAACTCTGCGAACTCCAGAACGAGAACGACACGCTCTCCGCTTCCTCGGTTACCACCTTTCCCCG GTACGTCTACAGGCAGCGCGGCGGGATCAACACGAGCAGCACTCTGCTACTCTACTCCGTGGAGACTTTGAACGAGGGCACGTACACGTGCATAGCGGAGAACGGAGCGGGGTCCGCGGAGGCGAATTTGTCTTTGCGAGTGCTGTTGCAGGAGAAAATAACCGTGGAACCGCCAAACGATCGCTCGAGATCGGGATACGTGGTGGCCATTGCTGCGGGTGCTCTGCTGGGCACTCTGTTCGCCCTGGGCTCTCTGATCGGTAGCATAGTGTTTTGCGTGCGGAAACGTCGTCGCGACCGCAAAAGGAACTCGAAAGCTCTTGTATCGCAGAACAAGTCTGTTATGCCTATCACCAAGGACACCGTCAGCAGTTTGCCGTGCAGGAAGGGCAACGGCAGCTTGATCGGACTCGAGCACCAGCAGATAGTGTCGTATACCGAACGAGAGTTGAACCGAGCCGCGACTCTCGAACGCAGAGAGCACAGAAACCTGGAGGAACCGTACTGCAGCCCAGTTTCCAAGTATCTGACGGAACCAGATCTGATAAACGAGGTGCCAGAGACGACGGACGTCGGATACGGTCAGTTGTATCGCCATCAACCCGGTGACAGACAGATCCTGGAATACGACTCCGGATACCCGCTGCAACCCGATCTACGACCAGCGAACATCCCACAGCTGAGCTATCTCGATCAAGACGGATATCCGCTCAACTTTGGCCTACCGAAGATCCCTTTCAGCGCCGCGAGCACGCTACCGCGTCTCAGGCAGAGGATGCCCGTGGAAGGTTCGGCGGTCGCGCCACCAGCCAGGTACTCGAGGGAAGCGGAGTTCCTCGCCAGATCGCCAGGATACGACCCCGTGCTGCCTCGAACCGACACCAGGTACACCGCCGAGGGATACCCTTACCCCGCTCAACAATCGCAGCCGATTCAACCGGTCGAGCAACCCATTCAGCAGCAGCTTCCTGTATCCCCGGTGTCGCCGGTCGCCGTATTCCCCGAGGTACCGTTCATTCCCTCTCCGCCAGCCGCCTACAGAGGCGAGACGACGCCGCTGTCGCCGAGATCGCTGTTAAGCAAAACTGCCCGGGAAGCTGCCGCCGCAGCCGCCGCCAGGGCGGACGATCTTCAGCCGCCTCATCATCCGGAGAGTCCCGACGAGGGATACGTTGGCGACGCGATGGACGTCTAA